CCACCGACCATGACGGAGAACGCCCGGCGGCGCGCCCGCCGTTCCACCGCTTCCCACCGGGCCGCACGGGCGGCTCGCCCCCTGGTCGCCGCCCTGGCGGCGGCCGCGCTGGCGGTGGCGTCGTGGTGGTGTCGGGGGGCGGAGGTCCCGGTGCGGTGGTGGTGGTGGTGGTCGGCTCCGGCTCGAGGACCTGGGCGACGGCGTCGCCGCCTGCGCCCACCGCCAGCGCGGCCGCCGCCAGGGCGGCGACCAGGGGGCGAGCCGCCCGTGCGGCCCGGTGGGAAGCGGTGGAACGGCGGGCGCGCCGCCGGGCGTTCTCCGTCATGGTCGGTGGGGAAGTCCTCCCGAGGTCTGCCGTTTCCGCCGAGCGGCCGAGCGCGGCCCCGCCGAAACCCCGGGCCCCGCAGCACGGAGATGGTACCCGCCACCACGGGTGCCGGGGACCGGCCCCTACGCTGCGCCCCCGTGAGCGACGTGGGCTTCGACGGGCGGGTGGCGGTGGTGACCGGTGCCGGCGGCGGCCTGGGGCGCGAGCACGCCCTGCTCCTCGCCTCCCGCGGCGCCCGGGTGGTGGTCAACGACGTGGGCAGCTCGCCGGCGGGCGTGGGTGCCGACGAGGGGCCGGCCGCCCGCACGGCGCAGGAGATCGTCGGGCTCGGCGGCGAGGCGGTGCACGACACGAACAGCGTCGCGACCCCCGAGGGCGGGGAGGCGGTGATCGCCACCGCAGTCGCGGCCTTCGGGCGGGTGGACGTCGTGGTCAACAACGCCGGCATCCTGCGCGACAAGGCGTTCCACAACCTCACGCCCGAGCTGCTCGACCCGGTGCTGGACGTCCACCTGAAGGGTGCGTTCTGGGTGACGAGGCCGGCATGGGTGCGCATGCGCGAGCAGGCCTACGGGCGGGTGGTGTGCACGACGTCGAGCTCCGGGATCCTCGGCAACTTCGGGCAGTCGAACTACGGCGCGGCCAAGACGGGGGTCATCGGCCTCGTCCGGGTGCTGGCCGCCGAGGGCGCCCGCCACGGCATCCGGGTCAACGCCGTCGCCCCCCTGGCCCGCACCCGGCTGACCGAGGACCTGCTGGGCCCGCTGGCCGAGCGCCTGTCCCCCGCCCTGGTCTCGCCCGTGGTGGCGTGGCTGTGCTCGGAGGAGTGCCCGGTCACCGGCGAGGTGTTCGAGGTGGGCGGCGGGCGGGTGTCCCGCTTCTTCACCGGCCTCACCCACGGGTGGTTCGACCCCGACCTCACGATCGAGTCGGTCCGCGACCACCTCGACGCCATCCGCGCCGAGGACGGGTACACCACGCCCGCCAGCCTGGGCGAGGAGCTGGCCGAGCTCTTCGCCCGCCTGTCGAGCGGGACCGGCGCCCCCTAGTCCCGGGGCGGCGCGGCGCTAGTCCTGGGGCGGCGCGGCGCTGACGTCGCCCAGGGCGGCGCCCGCCTCGTCGGCCGCGTCCTCGGTCTGGGCCAGGTCGCCCAGCGACAGGATGCCGAGGGGTCGGCCCCGCTCGGTCACGACCACCCGGCGCACGGCCTGCGACCGCATGGCCTCCGCCGCGACCTCCAAGGTGTCCTCGGGGTCGATGGTGGTGACCGACGTGGACGCCACATCGCCCACCGGCGTGGCTTCGGCGTCCTGCCCGTCGGCGACCGCCCGGACGACGATGTCGCGGTCGGTGACGATGCCGAACACCGACTCGTCGTCGACGACCACGACGGGGCCGATGTCGTGGTCGCGCATGAGGCGGGCGACGTCGGCGATGGTGGCCTCGGGGTGGACGGTGACCAGATCGGTGGACATGACGTCGGCGACGGGCCGGGAGGCCGAACCTCGATGTACCTGCTGGGCCATGGGATGTCTCCCCTCTCTGCCTCGTTGCATCGATCACCTCGCGCGTACCCGGGACGCGGCGCGAGGTAACGGCCGCTCCCTCCGCGCCGGCACCCGCACCGTTCCGGCGGCAGGATCGGGCGAACAGCGCCCCTTCCTGCCGCCAGTCCCCGGTGGCGTGGCGACCCACGGCCGCCCGGTCAGGACGTGACGGCGACGGCGGCTGCCCGGCCACCGAGCACGGCGCCGAACAGGGCGTGCCCGACGGTGGCCATGAGCACCGTCCCCGGTCCGAGCGGGAACAGCATCTCCTCGCCGTAGGGGGACAGGGCGAGGGTGACCAGCAGCCCGGCGCAGGCGGCCAGCCCGTACACCACCCCGGCGGCCCGGCCCCGCAGGCCCAGGGCGAGGAAGGCGAGGGCCAGGCCGGCCCCGTTGCCGAGGTAGCGCCACAGGTACCCGAACAGTGCCGGCGGCGCCAGCCCCAGCTCGACGCCGATGTGCGGGATCGGGTCGCGGTCGACGACGCCGATGGCCAGGAACACGAACCGCGACACGTCGTAGAGGGCGGTCGCCGACACGCCGGCCCCGACGGCCCGTCGCACCAGGCCGGCGGTCGGGCGGTCGCCGGCGGCCAGGACGGCGACGAGCGCCAGGGCGGGCAGGAGGACGGCGACGGCGGCCGCCCGCAGCCCGACGCCGAAGGTGGACCCGGCGATGAGGGACACGGGCGTGAGGCCGGCCCCCGCCAGGGCGACGGCGCGCCCGGCGCGCCGGCCCGCCTCCCGGTCGCGCCACGCCGCCGGCGAGGCGACGATCCAGTCGGGGGCGGAGAGCGTGAGCGCCATGCCCACTCGAACCCCCCGCCCGCCCCGGGATACGTCGTATCACCGGCCGTGCCCCGGAACCTGTCGCCGGAACGACTCGGATCCGGGTCGTTCCCGCCACAGGTCCGGCCACGTCGCCCGTGGCGCTCAGGTGACGGTGAGCGTGCCCTGCATGCGGGACGGGTGGTACTTGCACTGGAAGGTGTAGGTCCCCGGCTCCGGGGTGATGCGGGCCCGCCCCGACTCGCCCGGCCCGGCGTCGACGTCCACCTCGAGGTCGGCGATGTTGAGGTTGTGCAGGACCTCACCGGAGTTGTCGATCTGGAGCGTCACCGCCCGGCCCGACTCGACCTCGATCTCGGTCGGGTCGAAGCTGAAGTCGGCCGCCTGGACCACCCGGGTGAACGCGTCGCCACCGGTGCCGGCGTCCTCCTCGCCGTCGTCGTCCGAGCCGCAGGCGACGAGGCTCCCGGCCAGGAACAGGGCGGCGGCGAGGGCGGTCGGTCGGCGCATGACGCGATCTTGCCCGATGGCGCCGAGCGTTGCTCGGCCGCTCGTCCTCCGCACGCCGTGCGCCGGGGCGACCGGGGCGGCGTGCCGGTTCAGGCCTTCTCGGCGACGAGCAGGGTGTAGCCGGCGATGCCGTCCCGGACCGCCCGGGCGGCCAGGGCCGTGCGCTGGCGGGCGGTGCCGAAGTCCACGCCGTCGAGGGCCGGGACCTTGGCCATCTGGAACGCCACCAGGCGGGCGTCGATCTGCTCGATCATCCTGGCCAGGGCGGCGTCGTGCGCCTCCCGCAGGGTGACCTTCAGCCCGGCGTCGGCCAGCAGGTCGACGTACTGCTCGACGGGCCGGGCGTCGGCCAGGCAGGCCACCCACCCGGCCAGGGTCTTCAGCTCCTCGTGGAGGCGGTCGGGGTCGAGGGCCACGTCGGTGATGCCGATGCGCCCGCCCGGCCTGAGGACCCGCGCCATCTCCGACGCGGCCGTGGGCTTGTCGGGGAAGGTGCAGAAGGCGCACTCGCACACCACCGCGTCGACCGACTCGTCGGGCAGCGGCAGCCGCTCGGCGTCGCCCACGTGGAAGCGCACCCGCTCGGCCAGCCCGTTGGCGGCCGCCTTGGCGTTGGCCGCCGCCACCTGCTGGTCGCCCAGGTCGACCCCGTCCACCTCCACGCCGAACTCGGCGGCAAGCAGGAAGGCGGTGGCGCCCGGGCCGCTGGCCACGTCCAGCACCCGCTGGCCCGTCCGCAGGTCGATCGAGCGGGCCAGGCGCCGGGTCAGGTCCAGCCCGCCCGGGTGGTACGACTCGCCCAGGATGAGGGCCACGGCGTCGCGCTGGTAGGCGGTGGAGCAGCAGACCTTCAGCTCCTCGGGGTTCTCGACGGCGAGGATCGCCGGCCCCTCGGTCATGACCGGAGGTTCCTGCCGATGTTCGTGGCGTCGGCCGGGACGTGCCTGGAGGGGCGCGCCTCGCCGTCGCCGCCGTCGCCGCCGTTCCCGCCGTTCCCGCCGTTGCCGAACGTCTTCGACCCGTACTTGGTGGTGAGCAGGATGGGCTGGAGCTCGCTGGCGTTCGGGACGATGGTCGGCACGAAGGCGCCGCTGAGCTGCTCGCGGATCTCCTCGCGGTAGCCCACCGAGTTGTAGGCGCAGAACGGGATGAGGCGGCCGTCGGGGGTGATCTCCTCGACGCAGCACTTCATGAGCGCCTTGACGTTCAGCGTGTACGGGTCCTGGAAGTCCTGGATCACCACCATGAACGACTTGTCGGCGATGTCCTTGAGCGCCTCGGGGAGGTCGATGCCGCAGGTGGCGCACTCCAGCTGATTGCCGGTGTTGCCGTCGGTACCGGGCACCGCCGACGCGCTCCACAGCTTCTCCAGGGCGCCCCGCACGCTCATGTCGGGCATGACCCGGTTGCTCACGTAGTCGAGGTAGTCGTCCACGTCGACCAGCCGCGGGATGGGCACGACGGTCTCGCCCTCGACCAGCAGGTAGGTGATGCTCCGGCACGTCGGGAAGCAGCAGGGGACGGGCACGAAGTCCGAGAGCCGGAACCAGTCGCCGCACTGGTCGACCAGGCCGTGGATGATGTCGGCGTTGGTGAGCCGCTGCATCGGGTCGAACTCAACGTGGCGGCC
Above is a window of Acidimicrobiales bacterium DNA encoding:
- a CDS encoding SDR family NAD(P)-dependent oxidoreductase, whose protein sequence is MSDVGFDGRVAVVTGAGGGLGREHALLLASRGARVVVNDVGSSPAGVGADEGPAARTAQEIVGLGGEAVHDTNSVATPEGGEAVIATAVAAFGRVDVVVNNAGILRDKAFHNLTPELLDPVLDVHLKGAFWVTRPAWVRMREQAYGRVVCTTSSSGILGNFGQSNYGAAKTGVIGLVRVLAAEGARHGIRVNAVAPLARTRLTEDLLGPLAERLSPALVSPVVAWLCSEECPVTGEVFEVGGGRVSRFFTGLTHGWFDPDLTIESVRDHLDAIRAEDGYTTPASLGEELAELFARLSSGTGAP
- a CDS encoding CBS domain-containing protein, with translation MAQQVHRGSASRPVADVMSTDLVTVHPEATIADVARLMRDHDIGPVVVVDDESVFGIVTDRDIVVRAVADGQDAEATPVGDVASTSVTTIDPEDTLEVAAEAMRSQAVRRVVVTERGRPLGILSLGDLAQTEDAADEAGAALGDVSAAPPQD
- a CDS encoding cupredoxin domain-containing protein, with the protein product MRRPTALAAALFLAGSLVACGSDDDGEEDAGTGGDAFTRVVQAADFSFDPTEIEVESGRAVTLQIDNSGEVLHNLNIADLEVDVDAGPGESGRARITPEPGTYTFQCKYHPSRMQGTLTVT
- a CDS encoding methyltransferase domain-containing protein, with the translated sequence MTEGPAILAVENPEELKVCCSTAYQRDAVALILGESYHPGGLDLTRRLARSIDLRTGQRVLDVASGPGATAFLLAAEFGVEVDGVDLGDQQVAAANAKAAANGLAERVRFHVGDAERLPLPDESVDAVVCECAFCTFPDKPTAASEMARVLRPGGRIGITDVALDPDRLHEELKTLAGWVACLADARPVEQYVDLLADAGLKVTLREAHDAALARMIEQIDARLVAFQMAKVPALDGVDFGTARQRTALAARAVRDGIAGYTLLVAEKA